ACGAAAAAAGGAGATGGGAACATGTTTAAGCATACGAAAATGCTGCAGCATCCTGCTAAACCAGATCGTCCAGATCCAGTATTCGCGAAAAAATTGCAAGAAATCCTAGGCGGGCAATTCGGAGAGATCTCTGTTGCCATGCAGTACTTATTTCAAGGCTGGAATACAAGAGGAAATGAAAAATACAAGGATTTGCTGATGGATACGGCAACTGAGGAACTCGGGCATGTTGAAATGATCGCTACGATGATCGCCAGACTTCTTGAGGATGCCCCGCTTGACCAAAAGGAAAAAGCCGCTGAAGATCCGGTCATCGGCTCCATTTTGGGCGGCATGAACCCTCACCACGCAATTGTTTCAGGACTTGGCGCCATGCCGGAAAACAGTACAGGCGTCCCTTGGAGCGGCGGCTATATCGTAGCAAGCGGAAACCTGCTCGCAGACTTCCGTGCCAATCTGAATGCGGAATCACAAGGACGTCTGCAGGTCGCACGCCTGTTTGAAATGACGGATGACAAAGGCGTGAAAGATATGCTTAGCTTCCTGCTGGCGCGTGACACGATGCACCAAAATCAATGGCTCGCCGCCATTAAAGAATTAGAAGCACAGGAAGGCCCGATAGTGCCGGGGACATTCCCGAAAGCACTCGAAAAACAAGAGTTCTCACATCAGCTTATCAATTTCTCTGAAGGCGAAGAAAGCGCCCAGCAAAATTGGCTGAACGAAAAAGCGCCGGATGGAGAAGCCTTTGAATATGTGAAAGAAGCGAAAGCGTTTGGAGAAAAACCAGAGTTAAAACCAGCACCGCCTTTTGTTCATGATACACTTCCCGGACGCGAGTAAAGACGCAAGCCCAAAACGTGATGTTTTGGGCTTTCATTATGCCCTCAGAACCGTCCAGCCCAGTTCGTACCGGATGTCAGGATTATGTAACAGGTCGTGAAGGGCCGGTTCATCCTCTTCGCACAGCTCTACTTCTATCGAATGAATTACAGTCTTCTGTTCATTAGCTTCGTATATGCTGTCATGTTCGTTCTCCATAAAAGCTTCATAAACTTCTCTGTTCTCCCAAACGCTGATGATTTCTGCGGTGAACAGCCCATCTGCTGTTTTCCGCCAGCCGCCGGCCTGTTTGATGAAGCCATTTACATGTGACAGTGCTCCCCACTGTGACTGCGCTTTTGCAAATGCTTCAGCGTTTGCCGCGTCTACTTTACATACAATCTTTTTGATTAGCATGATAAATCTTCCTCAGGGATACATGTAAGAGATGCACGCAACTTGAGGCAGTAGCGAGCTGGTTTTGCATCTCACACAGTAGCGAAAAGCTCCTTTTTTTACTCATTGTATCGGAACAACGGAATACATCAAGAATTTCCCACAACAAAAAGCGATCCAGCTGATGCGCCGGATCGCTTTTTATCTACAGGTTGTCTGCCTTTATGCTTTTGGTTAGTCGTTGTTGCGGGCATTTCCGCCTTTTGAGCCAATCTCTTGGTAGAATTCTTTATCGTGATTTTTGCTTGTTGCCTCTCCGCCTTTACGGCCGATTTCTTGATAGAATTCTTTGTCATGATTTTCGCTAGTGGCTTCTCCGCCTTTTTCGCCGATTTCTTGATAGAACTCTTTGTCATGGTTTCGGCTAGTGGCTTCTCCGCCTTTTTCGCCGATTTCTTGATAGAATTCTTTGTCATGGTTTTCGCTAGTGGCTTCTCCGCCTTTTTGACCAATCTCTTGATAGAATTCTTTATCATGGTTTTTGCTTGTTGTTTCTCCGCCTTTTCTACCTGCTTCTTCTCTGCTCATTTTGTTATCGTCTGCCATTTTGAATTCCTCCTTTAATTGGTGTTGGTTGTTGTATTCCCGCTATCGATTCTTTTAAACAAACAAAACACATTGGGTGTGTTTCCACTAAAAAAAGCAGGCGGAGCTCGATGTCCGTCTGCTTTCTTCTATTCCATCTCCCGTTCTGTTTCTTTCAGCCGCTCAAGAACGCGCCGCTTTTTATACAGCATCATGCCTGTTTCGGTAATATCATTTAATGTTGAGCGGTTGGCTGCCGCGCCAAAGATCATTCCCGCGACCGGGACCAGTTGAAAAAGCTTTTTCCACCCAAACGTGTCGCG
The Bacillus vallismortis genome window above contains:
- a CDS encoding YdbC family protein, giving the protein MLIKKIVCKVDAANAEAFAKAQSQWGALSHVNGFIKQAGGWRKTADGLFTAEIISVWENREVYEAFMENEHDSIYEANEQKTVIHSIEVELCEEDEPALHDLLHNPDIRYELGWTVLRA
- a CDS encoding manganese catalase family protein is translated as MFKHTKMLQHPAKPDRPDPVFAKKLQEILGGQFGEISVAMQYLFQGWNTRGNEKYKDLLMDTATEELGHVEMIATMIARLLEDAPLDQKEKAAEDPVIGSILGGMNPHHAIVSGLGAMPENSTGVPWSGGYIVASGNLLADFRANLNAESQGRLQVARLFEMTDDKGVKDMLSFLLARDTMHQNQWLAAIKELEAQEGPIVPGTFPKALEKQEFSHQLINFSEGEESAQQNWLNEKAPDGEAFEYVKEAKAFGEKPELKPAPPFVHDTLPGRE
- the gsiB gene encoding glucose starvation-inducible protein GsiB, whose amino-acid sequence is MADDNKMSREEAGRKGGETTSKNHDKEFYQEIGQKGGEATSENHDKEFYQEIGEKGGEATSRNHDKEFYQEIGEKGGEATSENHDKEFYQEIGRKGGEATSKNHDKEFYQEIGSKGGNARNND